The Geminocystis sp. NIES-3708 genomic sequence GAAGAAAAAGCTATAATTTTTGAAAATATTAAAACTAAAGTTAAAGACATTATTCAATCAAAATATTTAATAAAAATATCAACAAAAACTCAGATAATTAAAGTCAAAAAATATGATGATGAAATTAATTATAGAGAATGGGAAGAAACCACTCAAGGAGATTATAAATTATTAACAAATATTTTTAAAGATATTGTGGATGATGAGAAAGAAAAATTAATCTTATTCACAGCCTATAGAAATATTCTTAATTTACAAAAAGATATTCAAGAAAAATTTAATCTAATTAGAAAACAGAAAGCTTTACCTTTAATTGAAAAATATCAAATTATTGCGGCTACAGCTACTTTTGCTAATCCTGTATCAAGTTTAGATTTATTAGCAACAGCGGCGATAAATACTCAAATGATCATAGATTTAAGTGGTATTTATCAACAGTCATTATCTTTAAATCAAGCTCAAGAAATTTCCATCGCTTTAGGAAAATTAATGGTTAAATTAGGTATCGTTGAAATATCCAGTCAAGCCATAACTGCTATTTTAAAAAGCAATCTCATTACTTACGTAGCTGGGGGCGCTATTCAAGGTATTAGTGCGGCTTATTTAACCCGTATTTGTGGTTTAAGTTTAATAGAATATTATGAAGTAATCGATTTTAACAATAATGAAGGGATAAATTTAACTAAAATTAAAGAGAAATTACAGTTAATTTTTCAGAAAAATAAAGATAATAATTTCTTAACGAAATTTGTACAAAAAACTGCTTTACAATTTCAAAATATATAAAAAGGTCAAATATAGAAATGCAGAATCCACATTTTAAATTATAATGTTATTACCGAAAAAGTCTGTAATTATTTTTACTCGCTATCCAGAAATTGGAAAAACAAAAACTAGATTAATTCCTGCTATTGGTAAAAAAAAAGCTGCAAATTTACAACAAATAATGACAGAAAAAACTCTTCTAAAAGTAGAGAAACTAAAGAAGTTTTTAGCCGTAGAAATTAATATTTATTTTACCGGTGGTAATTTAGATTTAATGATAGCATGGTTAGGGAAAAAATATCATTATTATCAACAAATAGAAGGAGATTTAGGGTTAAAAATGTATTCTGCTTTTCAAGATATTTTTAATCAAGATAATCAACAAGTTATTATTATTGGTATTGACTGCCCAACATTAGATTCTGAGATTTTAAAAGAAGCATTTATCGCTCTAAATAATTATGATTTAGTCATCGGTAAAGCTATGGATGGAGGTTATTATCTCTTAGGTTTAAATCAATTAAAAAAATCTTTATTTACTAATATTAATTGGGGTACAAATCAAGTTTTTAATCAAACTATGGAGATCGCCAATAAACTGAAATGGAGTGTTTATCAATTACCAGTGTTAAGAGATATAGACACACCTGAAGATCTAAAATTTTATCATATTGATTTTTTTTAACAAAAAATTACTCAATTCCATCCTTTTTTTTCAGCAACAGAAAGAGTATTATCCTGCTTAACTAATTAACGGTTGCCAATAAAAATTAAAACCTTTATCTGTTTAAGGATTGAGTTGTCAAAATAAAAAGTGAAGTGTAATAGAAAAATAAGCTATAATGCCTTTGAAAATAATTTAATTTACACCTAATTGATAACATTAAAGAAATCCTCTAACAAATTCAAGAAAGTCCTTAATTTACAATATTTTGTTGTCTTAGACAAATTTACAAATTAATTTTACAAGTCTTTAAGTAATTTTTATTAAAAATAATAAATATGAGAATAATTAACAATATAATCGCTATTTTACAAAAAGAGTTACAAAGTTATTTTAGATCTCCTTTAGCTTTTAGTATTGCAGGAATTTTTTGGTTAATTTCTGGTTTATTCTTTATATTTATTCTTTTAAGTGATCAAGGAGTAATTCAAAATGTTACTGTACAAGAACAAATGGGAAATCAGATTTCTATTGATGTTGTTTATGAGTTTATGCAGATATTTTTCGGTGTAATTGGTTCATTAACTATCTTTATTTTACCGATTTTATCCATGGGTTTATATGCTGAAGAAAGAAAACAAGGTACAATAGAGTTACTTGCAACTTCTCCTATTTTCAATTGGGTAGTAGCAGTAGGTAAATTATTAGGAGTTTTGCTATTTTTTATAACTATGATCATGCCTATCTTATTATATGAAGCGATCGCTTTTCAAGGGGCAACACCTCCTGTAAATCCTGAAGTGATTATCTTAGCTCATGTGGGCTTAATTTTAATGGCGGCATCAATATTATCTCTAGGAATGTTTATTTCTTCTTTAACAGATAGCACAATTTTTTCTGCAATTATGACATTTACCCTCGTGATTATTATTTCAATTTTAGATGGAATAGGAAATCTTTTTGGTGGACAAATTGGGGAAATAATTGCTCATTTTTCTTTACTAAAAAATTATGAAAATTTTGTTAGAGGAGTTTTTGAAACAAGTAATTTAATCGTATTTTTGACCTATATAATTTTGGGTTTATTTTTAACTTCCCAATCTATAGAAACTTTAAGATTTACCAGAAAATAAATAATAAATAGGAATGATAGAAAGGAAAATA encodes the following:
- a CDS encoding YcjF family protein — its product is MNISIKKPILFAGISISFLLWILQIFKNSVGEIGDLNVLIITIMAGFWLLIKRKKSQNLINLPQKLFITSQDFQKKISTIKIMISNLITEAEESDYKKEFNINYNNFEERLTIIENNSKKDYLDIVILSSNKVSPSSLKDILKINFSDLKFNIKIETFNILENVDINLEILSLQSDLILFMIHGDITESEKNIIQKITNNNQQILVLFNDIDYNLAEEKAIIFENIKTKVKDIIQSKYLIKISTKTQIIKVKKYDDEINYREWEETTQGDYKLLTNIFKDIVDDEKEKLILFTAYRNILNLQKDIQEKFNLIRKQKALPLIEKYQIIAATATFANPVSSLDLLATAAINTQMIIDLSGIYQQSLSLNQAQEISIALGKLMVKLGIVEISSQAITAILKSNLITYVAGGAIQGISAAYLTRICGLSLIEYYEVIDFNNNEGINLTKIKEKLQLIFQKNKDNNFLTKFVQKTALQFQNI
- a CDS encoding TIGR04282 family arsenosugar biosynthesis glycosyltransferase → MLLPKKSVIIFTRYPEIGKTKTRLIPAIGKKKAANLQQIMTEKTLLKVEKLKKFLAVEINIYFTGGNLDLMIAWLGKKYHYYQQIEGDLGLKMYSAFQDIFNQDNQQVIIIGIDCPTLDSEILKEAFIALNNYDLVIGKAMDGGYYLLGLNQLKKSLFTNINWGTNQVFNQTMEIANKLKWSVYQLPVLRDIDTPEDLKFYHIDFF
- a CDS encoding ABC transporter permease, encoding MRIINNIIAILQKELQSYFRSPLAFSIAGIFWLISGLFFIFILLSDQGVIQNVTVQEQMGNQISIDVVYEFMQIFFGVIGSLTIFILPILSMGLYAEERKQGTIELLATSPIFNWVVAVGKLLGVLLFFITMIMPILLYEAIAFQGATPPVNPEVIILAHVGLILMAASILSLGMFISSLTDSTIFSAIMTFTLVIIISILDGIGNLFGGQIGEIIAHFSLLKNYENFVRGVFETSNLIVFLTYIILGLFLTSQSIETLRFTRK